The genomic interval AACCATTCAAAGGGGAGAGAATCCTATGCTACCATTGCTTTCAATTTTGCTCAAGGTTGGTGGCAAATTTTACCTTAACATTGAACAATTATTTCccttctttcaatttttgctcttttttgtTGCATTTACGTTGTAGATTAATGGCATAAATTGGCTGCCCACTGCCCACCACCTTACTGTCTAACATCTAATGACTGTATGGGCTTGAAACCTGAAAGGCAGTGGGTTCTTTACTGTTTTTAAGGATAGGAATGGAAGGGCCTAGGTTCACAATACTTTGGATCAGAAACAGGTCTTGATTCAGCAATCCTGGACCAAGGGTTTGGTTGTTTTCCCATGAGAAGAAGCATGGAAGAAACGGCCATGATTGTTACTTAGAACATGGTCTAAAATTGAAGAATGTTTGAATAATCAATGGAAGGAAAAGTGGAATTCAATTTGGTGAGGTTTAGGCTATCCCCCATTCATTCCCTCCTATGcaacataaataataatggataaaaggtttaaataAATTCCTCAACTATATGttttcttattaatttattgtaCCCAAACAACCTTTTATCATTTAATTCGTATTTATACAAATCTTAACCCTAACGAAAAATTATTAATCGTTCGATCAAATATTGCTAGCATTTTTTATCCATATAACTTAATAACGTAATCACATGATCCATTCCATAACTATTATTACATAATCATGTCATTTGTTTTCATGTGAATAAAAATTACCAGCCGATATTAAATTGGACGACAAcgattaatttttcattaaaaattaaaaacttaagtGAATattcaaatagaaaaaaaaaacttatttagatacgataaaaagaataaagacaTAGTCTTATAAACATGGTTCAATTATGACTATTAAAAGCAGAAGGGGGAAACACTGTATTTTTCAACATTAGAAACGCGTATAATTAATCAAACTTCCATTTATATTTAGTCTCTGTATCCAGACAGATTCAGCCAAGGGTTTTCACTTGTTTTGACAGCTTCTCCAAACcatcttttccttctttcaaaCAAGATAAAGCTAACGTCACCCAAGGTCAAATACCCAAATCCAGGTTTTGCCTTCAATTTTGACTGGTTCTTGAGTAAAAATCCAGAGCCTACTTGCCTTCAAGTTGTGTCTGTCTCTCATTTTGACTTGTTTGTTCTGCTTTATCTCCATCTTGTTTTGTCCTAAACGAATAATTAGCTGTCGTGTTTTCAATTCTACAGTATCTTAATTTGATCAAACTTCACATGCGTTTGTCCTAGTAAGTAACATGTACTAGGTTTAGGCTAGGATTAGGTGGGAGAATATGTATTATTTGGTTTTTATCGaggttttaattttgatctATTCGTTTCAACTCGAGATTTATAATATTAGttgaatttcatattaattatGGCAATACTATATGTTAGGATTAGGTTGGAGGATATGTATTTGGcttttgagattttaattttgatatgaTTCCTTTGAGTCTAGATTCATGGAATTACTCAATTAATAAACATAAATCATGAAATTATTTACTACATTTAATATCTAAATAGCCTCTTTCATCAGTCTTCCTCAATTGTACCCATAAACTGTTTCAACTAAAAACttttagaaaagaaagaatcatAGTTAGTTTAAGGAAAAGTAGTATAATTGATAGATATATAGATTCTCTACAATTACCAACTCCGTTATAATATGTAAGCTCGAATTCGAGATCTCATAATTTCTAAATCCTAATCATATTTCTAAACTATGATCATACCCGAATCAAGTTTCTCAAACCAATTCAAAGAAGAAATCAATTTCGAAAACAAAGTGCAAAATTCAAAGATGTACAATTAATCAAGCTTTTCACTTTCTATATTCAAATCTCTAGGAATAATTAGTTTAATGAAtgtataattaacctcaattagcCAAGTTGTTCTTCCATTATTGACTTAATCATTACCTTACAACAGGTCCTAATTAGGCGGTCCAATGTCGGGTATTCCATCATCATGAGATATGGAACACATTAATATGAGCACTAACATCCATTAAGTAGTTAATATGTGAAAAGGTATTGGTGTTTTCTCCTTTTGTAATGGAATTACCACAGACCCATTAACTAGTGGAAAATCATtgtgttttttccttttaaattttattttaataatttttaattaaaactatttACCTTTTTACCTACCAGCAAAGTTCATTTTATTTCCCATTATCTgaaattgagaaattaaatttctaaaatattgTCTTTCAAACCTTTTAATTTCgtactaaaaattaaatagtatttctttttggatttaTATTCGCAATATTGTCCGTATTTATACACTATCACTTATTGCTTTATGCTCCTCTGAGTGTCAAAGTTTAAAGATACAATGCATGATCCTTTAAGATTATAAATGCACCTGAACAGTTAATTTATTGGTTGGTGTATAATCTCCTGTGATTCGAATCCCCTCTcctctaattataaaaaaaaaaaacctttaccTAATAATTTCCCTTCTAAATATGTCTTaaggttatatatatatagaattaaTAAATCTTTCCCAATATTccctttgtaaaataattcttcAAGTCCTCTCATATATGCATGCCACCTAATACCTATGAATACTTATTGAAGTCCAAATGGGTGACTAAACACCACATGCATtgcatagaaattaaattagaaaataattgGGTACTACTAGCTAGGTGTTGTTGCAACTCAATCGAGATGGTATAAtttctttagattattttcAGTATTGTATGTAATTTGGGTATTTCATTTgtattgaattaattttagaaGAGTTTTCTAAATTGTTTTAGTTTGTATTTACAGAGAATTTTGATGTTCTCTATAATTGTCATATTCagcttaataaaaaaaaaaaaaagttgggTATTAACAGATGTTTCATATGTGAAAATTTGTGCTATATGATTGAatcaatgaagaaaaataatgataaaaacaaAGCAGACACTCTTtgcttaattgaattaaatggATGTAGCTATCAAATTAAAGAGATTGATATTGTTTTCATCTTTATCTCCATGACTCAATGAAACTGTGTCTATTTTATTGCTATAAAATGTCTTCTTCTATATAAATTCTTTAGGGACAGGCAAGTCCTGCTAAAAGTTGAAGAAATTTGGGGAAGCTGTCAATGTCACTAGAAGAGCATAAAAGATAAGGTTCttgaagaacaaaaaacaACATAGAAGATGATTCATGCAACaggaaaaaatattatgtgctGGCAAATAAgattagttaatttaatagTTTAAATGTGAAATTCACTAGGCTGTAAGAACTTTGGTGCCTGGCATTTTCATGGAAGCAGACCCAAATAGGAGTGTGCTTTACCTTTTTCCGGGCTTACATTCATTTTTTGGGTTTCAGTTCATATTCAAAGGCAACTTTCCAACAATGTTCTCGTGAATGGTTGACCTGCATGCTGCTACCATTGTTAAATTTCTTCATGCTGAATGAAGTTTTTTCTTGTCAACCTGGGGTTGGGTTGGTGATGGTTGGAATCTTTGAAGATTTATTTAGAAAGAGTATGGAAACGCCCACATAACCACTCCAATCTATAACTAACACTTAACCCGACTGCGCCCCCTGGTTTCACCttgcttttttgtttttttctctgGAAGTTTTGACTTCTCTTCCCCTCCCTTGATTTGCCCTCTCAGCGACCTTTTCCCCCTTTATAAAACTCTTTCTATATATGTTCCTCTTTCAGTTCTCAAATTCTATCTCTCTCACCAACATTCTCCTAGTATTCAACTCTTGAAGCTCTCCAAAGGGCAAGAATTCATTGTTCTCTCCGGTAAGATTTTGAGAGTGATTTTCCCAAGAAAATCCATTCTTTTTGGTTGCTTTCACTTGGTTTGATTCATGTTTCCATGCACCATGGAAAACGTCTAAACTGATTCACTGATTTTGATGTCAATGATGTGCGTGTGTGTGTTTCTTTGCTTTAATCAATGATGAAGAGTGGTAGAATAACCAAGTAAGTCTGTTTCTATAAGCAGAAAAGCAGCCAGACAAGGGTTTTTAAAGTCAAATATGCCCttgcataaaatataattcatgAGGGTAGCATAGTCAAATCCTTAGCTAATTATTATAGTTCTAGACATGATATATCAGAACTTTGAGTCCTTGTCAGCCTGATTGCTCTCCCTGGTTTTTCATTTCAGGATACACAAACTCTGGGTTCGAGAGAGTTGAGAGAATTAGGAAAGCAAAAACTATGGAGATTCAACACAGCAAACACGAGTCATGGTCCGATACAGAAAGCACGAGCAGCACCAGGGTCGGCTACAGTGGTCCATTGAGCGGGCCGATATTGATgaacaacaagaaaagcaGCAGCAAGAAAAGTGCAAGGTTCAAGGATGGTGACGACGAGTACGTGGAAATCACTCTAGACATCCGGGAAGACTCGGTGTCTGTCCAGAACATCAAGGGAGGTGATCCAGAGACGGCAATGTTAGCAACCAGGTTGGAGAAAAGGCCTTCATTCGGATCCCAGCTTTCGTTCCGAATCAGGCAAGTCTCTCAGGAACTAAAGCGGATGACATCGACCAAGGCTGCTGCACCGTTCAACAAGGTCGACAGGAGCAAGTCCGGAGCTGCTCGTGCCCTTCAGGGCCTGAAGTTTATGACCACCAAGAACGTAGGAAGTGAAGGCTGGTCCGAGGTCGAAAAACGGTTCGATGAACTGTCTGTCGATGGCTCACTCCTCAAATCTCTCTTCGGCCAATGCATAGGTAATGCGACACCATTCTCTCCCTGTTAGCCCGATGATAAACCTGTTTACTTCCAAACCAAGATCATAGCCTGATTAGAAACCCTGGGTTTGGTTGTCGTAACCAGGAATGAATGAATCCAAAGAGTTTGCCAGTGAACTCTTCGAGGCCCTGGCTAGACGGAGAGGGATAACATCATCAGCAATAAGCAAAGCTGAGCTGAGGGAATTCTGGGAACAAATCTCTGATCATGGCTTTGATGCTAGGCTGCAAACCTTCTTTGACATGTAAGAACTCTGTCTGTCTGTTTCACATAATTGAAGCACTTCCATTATTGACCCAACACAAAGCTTGAATTATGAATACCATACGCTTCCATTGCATAAGACAAATTTTGTGGGACATTTGAGACGGATTTCACCTAATCATTAGACAAAATTATGCTAAGATGTCCATTTTGGTATTCATGCAAAGAATTTTATCATATAAAACCGCATTTTGTGCTCTCTGCACGTGAAGCCAGATGGCCGGTGAAAATAAATTCTCTTGCCATATATTATCCAATTTTGTTGACTTTATAATAATTCTTAACAATAACTCTCTACTTTGGTTATacaatacaaaaaataatttttcattttaatttactaTTATGAAATCatcacttaattaaataatctaATCACCACCAAGAAAATTCTTTGCACACGAATACGATATGAAAACATTGGTTATTCTTACTTGTTTCTATTTGATGCTTTGttacatatttaaaaaaaaaaagtttgttttaaaagattttagaatttttatttttatgtattttataaagtGACGTATTATGAGTAagtaataatatataaatattatatattgacagtttattaaatataaaatttattattattcaagcAATTTTTGGGTAAATTCAGGGTTGACAAAGATGCTGATGGAAGGATCACGGAAGAAGAAGTGAAAGAGGTGAGTAAAAGCCGGAGAATAGTACTACTGATATGAAAAGTAGTTTAAGCTGCAActatctataaaaaaatatttacaactGTTTCAATAAAATGTTGTGCAGATTATTGCATTGAGTGCTAGTGCTAACAAGCTGTCAAAAATCCAAGAATCTGCTGAGGAATATGCAGCCCTAATCATGGAAGAACTGGACAAAGACAACCTTGGCTACATTGAGGTCAGCACCTTGACTTTCATTGAATGAACTAACTCTCCCAACCCCATTTCAAGGCCAAGCAAACAGGATCTCACCCTAATTTCACCACAGACTTTTGACCCAATTCCCTGTTggttgttttttcctttttgtcaGATATACAATTTGGAAACACTGCTTCTCCAAGCACCAAGCCAGTCAACCAACCTGGTGACAGATAGCCGCATTCTGAGCAGGCTGTTGAGTGAAAAATTGGTGCcaacaaaagagagaaaccCCATCAAAAGATGGGGCAGGGGTCTTGCTTACTTCCTGGAGGACAATTGGAAAAGGATATGGGTCCTGGCCCTGTGGATCTCAATCTGTGCAGGCCTGTTCACTTGGAAATTCATCCAATACAAACATCGGGCCGTGTTTGATGTGATGGGCTACTGTGTTACCACAGCCAAAGGTGCAGCTGAGACAACTAAATTCAACATGGCCCTTATCCTCCTTCCAGTGTGTAGGAATACCATTACTTGGCTTAGAAGCAGGACCAAGTTAGGGGTGGTTGTCCCATTTGATGACAACATCAATTTTCACAAGGTATGGTAAATAATAATCCAGAATTAAGGGCTAATTATCTTACTTTTATCttataataaatcataataaagGATGTATACATAGAAGAAATTAATACTTTCTTGCATTTGGACCAAATTCTATAGGTGGTTGCTTTGGGGATTGCTATTGGAGTTGGCCTGCATGCTGGTGCTCATCTTACATGCGACTTCCCTAGACTTCTCCATGCCACTGATGAAGAATATGAGCCAATGAAGCCATTCTTCGGGGAAAAACGGCCTAACAACTACTGGTGGTTCGTGAAAGGCACCGAGGGCTGGACTGGTGTAGCCATGGTGGTGCTCATGGCCATAGCCTACATACTAGCTCAGCCCTGGTTCCGCCGCAACCGGCTAAACCTCCCCAAACCCATAAAGAAGCTCACCGGATTCAATGCCTTCTGGTACTCACATCATCTGTTTGTTATTGTCTATGCCCTCTTCATTGTTCATGGATATTTCCTCTACCTCTCCAAGAAATGGTACAAAAAGACAGTAAGTGTCTCAAAAAACTAGCTAGTGCAAAAcaacattttcacaatatgcTGACATTTTCCAGaggattttaaattgttttctgCTATTTGCTTGCAGACATGGATGTATCTAGCAGTTCCAATGCTACTATACGCGTGTGAACGCCTGATTCGTGCATTCAGGTCTGGCTATAAGTCAGTGAAGATCTTGAAGGTACATTCCAACCCCCCCAAATGTCAAATTTATCAAGTTTACTGGTAGGAAAAGATAACAGTTTTAAGCTCGGGTAAGGCTAATACTTGTTTCTGTTCATAATTCAGGTTGCTGTGTACCCTGGAAATGTACTCTCCCTGCATATGTCTAAGCCTCAAGGATTTAAGTACACCAGTGGCCAATACATCTTTGTGAACTGTGCAGCAGTCTCCCCATTCCAATGGTAAAAAACAGGATCAAATAATTATGTAGTGTTTCACTATTTCAACAGTTTTAATGGCAGGGAAACTGATAGAACATCGATGGTTTTTGATTCTTCAGGCATCCCTTCTCCATCACTTCATCCCCTGCAGATGACTATTTGAGTATTCACATCCGAACCTTAGGAGACTGGACATCCCAGCTCAAGGCCCTTTTTGTAAAGGTGATTGTTCTTCCTCAAAACCTGTAGGATTTCTACAACAAAATGTCTCCTTTGTAAGCTTTAAACGTTTTGGTTTGCAGGTCTGTCAGCCTCCATCAGTTAATCAAAGTGGCCTCCTGAGAGCAGATGTTGGCAAAGGAGAAAACAAGCCTAGGTAACTTTCGTTTTTCCCCGCCAATATGCTGTTTTTCCATCTTTTTCCAATCATTATCTCAACTCCCAACATGGAATTCAATCTTCAAACAGGTTGCCTAAACTCTTGATCGATGGCCCCTACGGAGCTCCAGCACAGGactataaaaaatatgatgtGCTTCTCCTAGTAGGACTCGGCATTGGAGCCACTCCGTTGATCAGCATAGTCAAAGACGTG from Theobroma cacao cultivar B97-61/B2 chromosome 5, Criollo_cocoa_genome_V2, whole genome shotgun sequence carries:
- the LOC18600467 gene encoding respiratory burst oxidase homolog protein B translates to MEIQHSKHESWSDTESTSSTRVGYSGPLSGPILMNNKKSSSKKSARFKDGDDEYVEITLDIREDSVSVQNIKGGDPETAMLATRLEKRPSFGSQLSFRIRQVSQELKRMTSTKAAAPFNKVDRSKSGAARALQGLKFMTTKNVGSEGWSEVEKRFDELSVDGSLLKSLFGQCIGMNESKEFASELFEALARRRGITSSAISKAELREFWEQISDHGFDARLQTFFDMVDKDADGRITEEEVKEIIALSASANKLSKIQESAEEYAALIMEELDKDNLGYIEIYNLETLLLQAPSQSTNLVTDSRILSRLLSEKLVPTKERNPIKRWGRGLAYFLEDNWKRIWVLALWISICAGLFTWKFIQYKHRAVFDVMGYCVTTAKGAAETTKFNMALILLPVCRNTITWLRSRTKLGVVVPFDDNINFHKVVALGIAIGVGLHAGAHLTCDFPRLLHATDEEYEPMKPFFGEKRPNNYWWFVKGTEGWTGVAMVVLMAIAYILAQPWFRRNRLNLPKPIKKLTGFNAFWYSHHLFVIVYALFIVHGYFLYLSKKWYKKTTWMYLAVPMLLYACERLIRAFRSGYKSVKILKVAVYPGNVLSLHMSKPQGFKYTSGQYIFVNCAAVSPFQWHPFSITSSPADDYLSIHIRTLGDWTSQLKALFVKVCQPPSVNQSGLLRADVGKGENKPRLPKLLIDGPYGAPAQDYKKYDVLLLVGLGIGATPLISIVKDVLNNIKQQKEMEEGIENGVKNNKRKPFATKRAYFYWVTREQGSFEWFRGVMNEVAEYDRDRMIELHNYCTSVFEEGDARSALITMLQSLHHAKSGVDIVSGTRVKTHFARPNWHKVFKHVAVNHANQRVGVFYCGAPGLTGELRRLAQDFSRKTSTKFDFHKENF